A genomic window from Salvia hispanica cultivar TCC Black 2014 chromosome 5, UniMelb_Shisp_WGS_1.0, whole genome shotgun sequence includes:
- the LOC125189253 gene encoding uncharacterized protein LOC125189253: MEEVVRKRFREDLDEAESDIDSPAVKRLREDLLDGVDDDSDFSTSTQDLDSFMKSFEEEITASPANNGVVDLATHPGDSQQDLGYLLEASDDELGIPPPVNEWSTALVTVELRDEFWEVPGYDTFGLGFGEVENENSIGDYVALDGLFDYSDMGFGSGDVFWRPETLPAQ, from the coding sequence ATGGAGGAAGTGGTGAGGAAACGATTCCGAGAAGATTTGGATGAGGCGGAATCGGATATCGATTCGCCGGCGGTGAAGCGGCTGAGGGAGGATCTATTGGACGGAGTTGACGACGACTCTGATTTCAGCACTTCAACTCAGGATCTCGACTCGTTCATGAAGAGCTTTGAAGAGGAGATCACTGCCTCGCCGGCGAATAACGGAGTCGTTGATTTGGCGACGCATCCCGGAGATTCTCAGCAAGATCTAGGGTATTTATTGGAGGCATCCGATGACGAGCTAGGGATTCCTCCTCCGGTGAATGAGTGGAGCACTGCGTTGGTGACGGTTGAGTTGCGGGACGAGTTTTGGGAAGTTCCGGGTTACGATACTTTCGGGTTGGGGTTTGGGGaagttgaaaatgaaaatagtatcGGTGATTACGTGGCGCTGGACGGTTTGTTTGACTATTCGGATATGGGATTCGGGTCGGGTGATGTTTTTTGGAGACCCGAAACGTTGCCCGCCCAGTAG
- the LOC125190918 gene encoding uncharacterized protein LOC125190918, whose protein sequence is MSSVQVEKRKRQGEGKSREDNGGHKRPAVAPPPDEEVEEFFAMVKRIRVALKYFKNRDGVRGGAAAKPAWTFEREDFDGVKTDPEGSHAGLDLNSDPVSDGSDSV, encoded by the coding sequence ATGTCTTCCGTCCAAGTGGAGAAGAGAAAACGCCAAGGCGAAGGCAAATCACGGGAAGATAACGGCGGGCACAAACGGCCGGCGGTGGCGCCGCCTCCGGATGAAGAAGTGGAGGAGTTTTTCGCTATGGTGAAGAGAATTCGGGTGGCGCTCAAGTATTTCAAGAATCGTGACGGCGTCAGAGGTGGTGCGGCGGCGAAGCCTGCGTGGACGTTTGAGCGAGAGGACTTTGACGGAGTTAAGACGGACCCGGAAGGCTCTCACGCGGGTCTGGATCTTAACTCCGACCCGGTTTCGGATGGATCTGATTCCGTTTAA